A segment of the Coregonus clupeaformis isolate EN_2021a unplaced genomic scaffold, ASM2061545v1 scaf4758, whole genome shotgun sequence genome:
CTggtagagaggggtgggggaggtgggggttgtccctggtagagagaggggggcaggtgTGGGTGTGACTCTCACctttcagcctctctctctcaggagaacCAAAGAGTGGGTTTAGACACCAGCCAGGGctgtcagaggagaggaggggtcagaggtcaggagaACCAAAGAGTGGGTTTAGACACCAGCCAGGGctgtcagaggagaggaggggtcagagGTTATAGGTCACCACTCCAGACATCCAGCTGACCATCCtacccagtcccagtcccagtcccagtgtGCACAGAGCAGTGTATCAGTCCATCAGTCTCTCTGAATggttcagtctccctctctcctctcctctctctccttcctcccctcctccctcctctcctctcctctcctctcctctcctctcctctcctctcctctcctctccctcttctctcctctcctctccctcctctccctctcctctcctctcctgtagagTCTTTAGGCTGTATAGTATTAGTGGTTTATAAAGGTGGTTTTACTCCACATAGGGAAACACTCaggactgttctgttctgttcagccttgcagctgtgtgtgtttgttaagtCAGATCTGTTCCTAACAGCagcacacacaatctctctcccatgtgctttgtgtgtgtgtgtgtctcaggcgTCGGACTCGATGCTGGGCATGCGTCGGTAGGCGTGGCCTGTTTCCACCGGCGCTGGCGGCCCGGGAGCCGTCACGTAGCCAATTGGCTGCTGGGCCGCCACGAGTGGCGGCGCCATTACGTATGACATCACGGCCGTCTCCGAGGCCACGGGGTAGAAGAACTCCTGGTGGTTACCATGGGGATTCCCATGATGGTTGCGCAGCGTCATCGCCAGGGACTAGTTGTTTGTAGAGGTCGGTGGCGGAGCGTCCATGTGCCAGGCGCTGTGCTGCGGCCAGGCTGTTCTCTCCTCCGCCACGCTGCCCTGTCCCCCCTCCGCCCTGCAGGAAGGGGGTTATGGGAGGGCGGTCGGGGTACAGGGACTTGGAGCGGCGGGGGAGGGGCATGGGGTAGAGGCAGGACAGGATCCAGGGAGTGgttgagggggaggaggggtcttggaggaggagtagggtcggtcgGAGCGCATGGTGAGGGACGTTAGCATAGGGGCTATCCTCCAGGAGACCAAAGCTGCTGCTATCTCTGCTGTTGTCCCGGTCCGGCAGACTGAACCCTCTGAACTGACTCtgctgcctctctgactccctgcTCCCCcgatactgctgctgctgctgctgctgctgctgctgcttctcaGGGACGTTCTCATAGGAGGCTGGCGGCTGAGCTGGGAGAGAGGTGAGATCCCGGGGGGAAGGCTCGCACGGGGGAGGTAGTGGCTCACCAACCCATCGCCCTCGCCACCAGACCCAGCTCACTCTGAGGCAGGTAGTGGCTGAACATGTCTCCTCCAGCGTGAGGCTGTGtgtgctgggtgtgtgtgtgtgcgtgtggggagtgtgtgtgcgtgctgggtgtgtgtgtgtgcgtgtggggaGTGCGTGcgtggggagtgtgtgtgaggaggGGTGTTTGTGCCTGTGAGTAGGCCTGGTACTGCAGTTGATCTTCACTGATGTCGTAGAGGTTGCCCAGGTGGGCGCAGGCGTCACAGCGGTTCTGAGGGGAGGCGGACTGTGGCTACAGACCAGAGTAACCTGATAACTTCCCCAGACAGGACCGGCAGTGGGTCTGTCTCTGGCCCCCTGGGGCATCATGGGAAccatctagagagagaggagaggagaggagaggagagagagagaggagaggagaggagaggagaggagaggagaggagaagagaggagagagggagaggagaggagagggaggaggagaggaggggaggggaggggaggggaggggaggagagggaatgtATTGATTAAGTGTATGTTATTGTTTTAGTCCCTTGCAGAACCAAATTGAGTAACGGGCCAGAAGCCAGGGTTGCTGAGGTTCATTGTCTCTTATCTGTATCCTGTCTGCCAGCTAGAATTACCCCTCTAGTTTATTGAACTGAATGTAATTGAATTGAGGAGTTATATAAGAGACATTTAAACATGCTGATTACCCCAGAACATGGTAGACATTTAAACATGCTGATTACCCCAGAACATGGTAGACATTTAAACATGCTGATTACCCCAGAACATGGTAGACATTTAAACATGCTGATTACCCCAGAACATGGTAGACATTTAAACATGCTGATTACCCCAGAACATGGTAGACATTTAAACATGCCAGATTACCCCAGAACATGGTAGACATTTAAACATGCTGATTACCCCAGAACATGGTAGACATTTAAACATGCTGATTACCCCAGAACATGGTAGACATTTAAATACCCAAACAAACATGCTGATTACCCCAGAACATGGTAGACATTTAAACATGCTGATTACCCCAGAACATGGTAGACATTTAAACATGCTGATTACCCCAGAACATGGTAGACATTTAAACATGCTGATTACCCCAGAACATGGTAGACATTTAAACATGCTGATTACCCCAGAACATGGTAGACATTTAAACATGCTGATTACCCCAGAACATGGTAGACATTTAAACATGCTGATTACCCCAGAACATGGTAGACATTTAAACATGCTGATTACCCCATAACATGGTAGACATTTAAACATGCTGATTACCCCAGAACATGGTAGACATTTAAACATGCTGATTACCCCAGAACATGGTAGACATTTAAACATGCTGATTACCCCAGAACATGGTAGACATTTAAACATGCTGATTACCCCAGAACATGGTAGACATTTAAACATGCTGATTACCACACACGTACTGTTCTTGTCTTTGTTATTGTGTTTACATCTGTTGTACTTCTATaatactacagtaatactacaTTAATACTTACTGTTCTTGTCGTGTGTTTGTAGGTGCTGTACTTCTATAATACTATAGTTATACTACAGTTCTATACTTCTATAATACTACAGTTATACTATCTTTATACTACAGTAATACTTCTATAATACTACAGCTATACTACAGTAATTCTACAGTAATACTTATATCATACTACAACTGTTGTACAGTAACACTTCTATaatactacagtaatactacaTTAATACTTACTGTTCTTGTCCTTCCCGGAGGAGGCAGCTCCAGTGCTGGTGTGTTTGTAGGTGCTGTACTTCTATaatactacagtaatactacaTTAATACTTCTATAATACTCCATTAATACTTACTGTTATTGTCCTTGCTGGAGGAGCTTTACTTATGTAATACTCAGtaatactacagtactacagttaTATTATTCTATACTTCTATAATACTACAGTTATACTACCGTTATACTACAGTAATACCACAGTAATACTTACTGTTATTGTCCTTGCTGGAGGAGGCAGCTCCAGTGCTGGTGTGTTTGTAGCACTGTACTTCTATAATACTATAGTtatactacagtaatactacagtaataCTTCTATATTATTACATTAATACTACAGTAATACTTACTGTTATTGTCCTTGCTGGAGGAGGCAGCTCCAGTGCTGGTGTGTTTGTAGCGCTGTACTTCTATAATACTATAGCtatactacagtaatactacagtaataCTTCTATATTACTACATTAATACTACAATAATACTTACTGTTATTGTGCTTGCTGGAGGAGGCAGCTCCAGTGCTGGTGTGTTTGTAGCGCTGTACTTCTATAATACTATAGTtatactacagtaatactacagtaataCTTCTATATtactacagtaatactacagtaataCTTACTGTTATTGTCCTTGCTGGAGGAGGCAGCTCCAGTGCTGGTGTGTTTGTAGGTGCTGTACTTCTATAATACTATAGTtatactacagtaatactacagtaataCTTCTATATTACTACATTAATACTACAATAATACTTACTGTTATTGTCCTTGCTGGAGGAGGCAGCTCCAGTGCTGGTGTGTTTGTAGCGCTGTACTTCTATAATACTATAGTtatactacagtaatactacagtaataCTTCTATATtactacagtaatactacagtaataCTTACTGTTATTGTCCTTGCTGGAGGAGGCAGCTCCAGTGCTGGTGTGTTTGTAGCGCTGTACTTCTATAATACTATAGTtatactacagtaatactacagtaataCTTATATATTACTACATTAATACTACAGTAATACTTACTGTTATTGTCCTTGCTGGAGGAGGCAGCTCCAGTGCTGGTGTGTTTGTAGGTGCTGTACTTCTATAATACTATAGTtatactacagtaatactacagtaataCTTCTATATtactacagtaatactacagtaataCTTACTGTTATTGTCCTTGCTGGAGGAGGCAGCTCCAGTGCTGGTGTGTTTGTAGGTGCTGTACTTCTATAATACTATAGTtatactacagtaatactacagtaataCTTCTATATtactacagtaatactacagtaataCTTACTGTTATTGTCCTTGCTGGAGGAAGCAGCTCCAGTGCTGGTGTGTTTGTAGGTGCTGTACTTCTTGTCCTTCAGAGAGTGGAGGTCAGCATCTGCAGAGTGACTGTGGTGCAGCAGACTGGCGCTCAGCTGCAGGATGGAAGCGTCCACggagtgtgtgttagagtgcTCCGAGTGAGCGTGTCTGAggtcggagtgtgtgtgtgtgtgtgtaaggtcgGGGGGGTCCTGGAGGCTGTCTCTCAGGTAGAGGGGGGCGGAGTGTAGACTGGCCTGGTCTGAGTCTATGGAGTAGATCTTCTCATGACTCCTCCCACCGCCACCTCCGCCCTCGCCGTGCTTCCCCcctgctccccctccccctcctcctcccatcacCCCCACCGGGCGTTTCTTCAGCCCGTTTTTGGGGGGTTTGAACCCCCCTAGCCCCATCCTGGCCCCCCCAAGATCTGACTCAATATGGGAGGTGGGCCGACTGGAACATTCAGAGATGTCAGAATGGGGCGGGTCTTCTGGGAGGTAACGCTGGCTCTTCATTGTTGCAGGGCCCGGGCCAGGGGCAGAGCCAGCAGATCCGGGGGCGGGACCACCAGCGGGACCGGACAACGGGATTGGTCCTTGTTTCAGCGTCTCCACGCTCTTCTTCCATAGGGCGCGGGGTTTGGAAGCGGGTCCTGCCAGGCCGGGGGGGCGGGGTTTGCCATTGTCGGCGGTAACGTTGACCTCCACCTTGTTGGGGTTGGCATCGTTGAGGCTGAGGGGGTGGTGTTTGGGTTTCCCAGGGAACGGGCCAGGGGAGGAGTTATTCAGCAGGTCTTTGTGTCGACCCAGGAAGCCCTGTAGAGTGGAAGTGTTGCTATAGAGACCACCCGGGTCTTTAGGAGACAGACTGATGACAGAGTTAcctagaggagagacagtataACATCTATAATCTATAGAGACCACCTGGACCTTTAGGAGACAGACTGATGACAGAGTTAcctagaggagagacagtataACATCTATAATCTATAGAGACCACCTGGACCTTTAGGAGACAGACTGATGACAGAGTTAcctagaggagagacagtataACATCTATAATCTATAGAGACCACCTGGACCTTTAGGAGACAGACTGATGACAGAGTTAcctagaggagagacagtataACATCTATTTGTAAatatgatacagtggggaaaaaaagtatttagtcagccaccaattgtgcaagttctcccacttaaaaagatgagagaggcctgtaattttcatcataggtacacgtcaactatgacagacaaaatgagaaaaaaaatccagaaaatcacattgtaggatttttttatgaatttatttgcaaattatggtggaaaataagtatttggtcaccaaacaagcaagatttctggctctcacagacctgtaacttcttctttaagaggctcctctgtcctccactgggtacctgtattaatggcacctgtttgaacttgttatcagtataaaagacacctgtccacaacctcaaacagtcacactccaaactccactatggccaagaccaaagagctgtcaaaggacaccagaaacaaaattgtagacctgcaccaggttgggaagactgaatctgcaataggtaagcagcttggtttgaagaaatcaactgtgggagcaattattaggaaatggaagacatacaagaccactgataatctccctcgatctggggctccacgcaagatctcaccccccgagtggggtcaaaatgatcacaagaacggtgagcaaaaatccccagaac
Coding sequences within it:
- the LOC123490777 gene encoding glutamate receptor ionotropic, NMDA 2A-like, translating into MLHLLKSAKKITLSSPKRSPALLQPSIIDMMKGNSVISLSPKDPGGLYSNTSTLQGFLGRHKDLLNNSSPGPFPGKPKHHPLSLNDANPNKVEVNVTADNGKPRPPGLAGPASKPRALWKKSVETLKQGPIPLSGPAGGPAPGSAGSAPGPGPATMKSQRYLPEDPPHSDISECSSRPTSHIESDLGGARMGLGGFKPPKNGLKKRPVGVMGGGGGGGAGGKHGEGGGGGGRSHEKIYSIDSDQASLHSAPLYLRDSLQDPPDLTHTHTHSDLRHAHSEHSNTHSVDASILQLSASLLHHSHSADADLHSLKDKKYSTYKHTSTGAASSSKDNNNGSHDAPGGQRQTHCRSCLGKLSGYSGL